The nucleotide window GTCTCTCCGCCGGCGCCGACCGTTCGAGTGGAGTACGTCCGGACGGACCGAGCACGCCGGTCGTCGGCGATCACGACTCCGAGCCCACCGTCCCGGACGCGAGCAGGAACTGTTGGCCCGACTCGTCCGTCCACACCACCTCGACCCGTTCACCCGCTTGGATCACGTCGTACGACTGTGTAGCGTTGCGTTCCTGGATGACGAGCCTGTCACCGTGGTCGATTCCGTCGCCCCACTGGACGACGACGTTCGAGGAGTTGCCGTCGGGATCACCCGGCGGCCCGGGCCCGGGCTTGTTCAGGTCGTTGAACGCGCCCGGGTCCACCTGAACGACCAACCCCTGGAGTCGGGCACCGACGTCGCCGTCGCCGCCGATGTCCTCGACGACGGAGCTGTTGAACACCTCGTCCGGGCCGATGGTGACGGTGATACGGCCACGACCGAACGTCTCGCCGGCCTGGTGTTCCAACACCACCGCGTCGTTCTTCGCCACGCCGTCGCCGATCCGCTCGGACGTGATCGAGATCGAGGTCGCCGGCGGCCGCTCCGACGGCGAGTCGATCCCGAACACGAATCCGCCGATCACGGCCGCTAACACCACGACGACGGCAACCATCAGGATCGTTCCGACCACCGGCGACACGGCACGGTCGCTCCCTCGACACATCTCGTCGGTACGTCTGCAGACAGTGGCAAAAAACCACCTCTTCCGTCGACACACGAGCGTTTGCGAACAGTTAATTCGATCTCGTCACGAGTACGCCACGTGAGCGGGTCACTCGACCGCGGCGTCTCCCCGGTTGTCGCCACAGTCCTGATGGTCGCGGTCGTCGTCGTGCTCGCGGCGACGGTCGGCGTGCTCTTGATCGGCGTCGACAGTCCTTCGGAGCCCCCACGGGTCGTCGTCTCCGTCGACGAGCGACAGTTCACCGAGGGTGCCGAGCTCGACGACGAGCCCGGCGCCTGTGACGCCAGCTACGAGGTCGGCTTCCTCGTCCAGATCGACCTGTTGGACGCCGCCGACCGGATCTACGTCGTCGTCCGGGCGGAGACCGGGGAGACGCTGAAGACCGTCTGGGACGACCCCGAGGCCGCCGGCGTCGGCTCCGAACGGTTCCTCGCCAACGAACAGGAGGGCAACGCCGGCGTTGACGTCGACATCGGCGAGGACGGCAGCGACGACTGGGCCGTCTGTCCCGACGAGTCCGGGACACTCGCCTTCTACGCGGAGTACGAGGGAGACAACTGGCTGTTGACGGAGTACGAGTACTGAGGGGCGGGTCGCCGGGGGGCCGGAACCTCCGGACGCTCGTCGACCCTACGGGTTGTACGCTGTCGCCGAGGAGGCGACCACCCGATAGTCGTCGAACTGCCCGCCGGTCGTGTAGACGACCCAGTGTTCCCGGTCGAGTCGGTTCGGGTACGCGACGATCTGACCGTCGGCGAACCCGGTCTCCGTGCGTCGTTCCACGAACCGCCGGGCAGCTTCGATCACCTCCTCCCGAGGGCTGTACAGTTCGAAGCTCGGACTGTCGCGGGGGAAATCCAGCGTCTACCGAGCCGCGTTCTGCCCCCGTTCGTTCGAGAGGCGATCGAGTGTCTCCCGCCGAACACCGGTGAGCACGCGCGCGTTCGGGAACTCTACTCTGTGATCTCTCCGACGATGTCGTCCGCTCGCTCACGTCCCCTCCCGGTGACGTGCAGTCCGTTCCCCCCGTCGGACGGGCACAGGACGCTCGTGTCCACGAGAGCGTGTCTCCCGTCTGTTACCCTTCACCCCTCGTCGTCGTCCGTCGGGGACGTCGAGACAGTCACCGGCTCCTCCGGTTCGCGCCGCCAGTACGGCTTCACCTGTCCCGGTGTTCGACCGGCGAGCCGTCCTCCGTGGAGGGGTACTGACGAGAGACAGATCTGTCGTCAGACGTGGAAACCGCCTCCGTGGGCGTGTCTCTGTATGCAGACACGAGCAGTTCGGCGTGAAGACACACACCAGCGAAGTGGAGACGGGTGCAGTCAGTAGACATGGCACGACACACGCGCCGTGCGGTGCTCGGTGGTCTCGCGGCAGTTGGACTGGCAGGCTGTACCGGACGACTCGGCGGTGACGGCGAGCGAACCGCCGAGACGTCCGAACGAACGCTCTCGACGGTGCCGGAGACGCTCTCGGTCACGAACGAGGTCGGGGCAGTCTCCGTGACCGGCGAAGACCGGTCGGACGTGGGGATCGAACTCACCCGGCGGGGGCCACCCGGTCGGATCGAGAAACTGGCGTTCGGCGTCCAGCGTGACGGCTCGTCCGTATCGCTGGTCGGGGAGACGACCAACGAGGGGCTGATCCAGAACGACGCCGGCCTGTCGTTGGAGATCACCGTCCGGGTGCCGACGAGCGTCGCGGTGGAACGAGTCGAGACGACCGTCGGAGACGTGAGACTCACCGGGGTGGGCGGCGATCCGACCGTGGAGTCGACCGTCAGCGAAGTGACTGTCCGTTCTGTGAATGGGTTCGTGTCGGCGCAGACGACGGCCGGCGACGTGACGATCAGAGACGTCGGCGGACTCGACCGCGTGGAGGCGACGACCGGTGACCTCGCGCTGGACGTTCCGTCGCTCCGCTCCGACAGTTCGATCACCACGACGACCGGTGACGTCGACCTCGCGGTCGCCCCCGAACTGGACGCCGCCGTCTCCGTCAGTGCCGAGACGGGTAGCGTGACAGTCTCCGAACTACCGCTCACGGTCACGGAACAGACGACGGGAGCGGAGGTCAACGGGACACTGGGAGGTGGCGACGATCGACTCAGCGTGGAGACGACCGTCGGGACCGTCACACTCCGTCGGCTCCCCGCGTAACCGACACCGCGTCGGCTACCCACTCCCGAGCGGGTGAGCTCGACACTGAGGCGCTGGAGCCGGACGGAGAGAACGGGGAGAGAACTGTCCAGTCTCGACGACACGTCTCGATGCTGCTTGGATGTGTCTAGCGGATGAACGTATCCTCGAACGGCTCGACGAGTTCGGCACGGGGACGGCGTGGGAGATCGCGTTTGATCTTGATCGGCGGGTTGGGCACGTCCGACGGCGGTGTCGCGTGCTCGCCGACGCGGACTTCGTCGGCGTGGTGCGGTCGATCCTGCTGGACTACTCGTGTGGGGAGGAGCAGTGTCACGATCTCTGTGGTCCGATGTCGTCGACGTTGCCCACGACACCGGTCTCTGCTCGCGTGGGTCGCTCCAGCGCAGACTCTCGACGCTCGAAGACGAAGGAGTCGTCCGCACGATTCCGGTCGATCGTGACGGCCCCGGCGGACGACCGAACCGACTCGAGCCGCGTGAGGGTATCTCTGGAGAACTGCCTCCGGCCGTCCTCGACGCACTCTCGTAGTCGGGGGTCTCGATCAGTACCGGTACAGCGAGACAATCGCTGGGAGTTTGCTGTACATCCCGATCGCCAACGGGAGGCCGATGATCGTAACCGAGACGATCCACGCCACTGCCATCCAGAGGCCACTCACCCACCACCCGACGAACACGAAGTACACCGCGCGGATAGGGAGTGAAACCTGTTCCTTCGAGTTCGTGCCGTCGCCGCCGACCTCCATCGTCCGAGACTTCAGCGAGACGATCCACGGGACTTTATTGATCATCTTCAGTCCGAGTGGCGTTCCGATGATCGTCAAGTTCAGGAACCACGCCAGCGAGAGCCAGACCCCACTGAGCCAGCTCCCGATGAACACGAACCAGACCGCCCGTACGATTACCGACGGCGAACTCCCGTCTGACATAATATATTATATCTGACTATACGTTATGATTCTTTTTGTATCCCGCTGTCACAGGTAGATCGATGTCGGAGAACGGCCGGTTCTCCGTCACTCGACGGGGTCAGTTGTCGTTAAGTAGGATCCATCCACCTACGACCAATTCGATGCTCCCCGGGATTGCGGCGACAGCGATCAACCGTGCTACCGGCCCGAGGTTCGGCCCCCAGGGTACGATACTGAGCATCTGGAAGACTACGACTGCGGCGAGGAGGCGACCAACGAGCCAGACGGCGAGTTCTCTCAACATTGTTCCTACAACCCGTACAGTTCCAGCCGATCCAGAGACCGGTTGATCGTCGCGCGACCACAGTCGAGTCGGTCGGCGGCCTTCCGCTTCGAGAGGTTGTCGTTCCGCACCATGCCGAGCACGGCGACGACCTCGTGGTACTCGTCTCCCTCCACCAGACGACCGTCGTCCTTCTGGAACCCGAGCGGAGCTGGTCCGTGACTGTAGTCGTCCTCGCGCATCCGGGCCGCGAGGCCCTCCTTCGTCCGCTGTTGGATCATGTCCGCCTCGTACTCGGCGAAGATGCCGAGCATCCGGTGCATGGCCCGTTGGAACGGGTCGTCCTTCGAGTCTGGATCGAGGACGATCGACTCCGAGACGATATGGAACTCGACCCCGTGGTCCTCGAGTCGGCCTGCCGTCCGCTCAAGGTCCTGGATCGAGCGAGACACGCGGGTGATCGAGTGTGCGACGACCGCGTCGATCTCACCGGCCTCGGCGTCGCCCATCGTGGACTGGAACCCAGACCGGTCGGTGTCAGTCCCCGTGCTCTCGTCACGGTACACCTCGATCTCCGCGAGGTCGGCGTCGACTTCGCGTTCCGCGTGCTCGGTCGTGCTCTCCAACTGCCGGTCGAGGTTCTGGTCGGGCGTGCTCACCCGGACGTAGCAGGCTACCCGGGGCACACTCGTGGACACGGGGGGTGTCTATATAAAAATCAAGCAGTTGTGAACAGACTGTACGAGAACATACGTGCGTAGACAGGGTCAACCGACGAGAGGCTACGGTCGTGCCTCACCGCGGTCGATACGGTTGCACCGATCACACCGCCAGCACTCCGTCGAGGATCGCTGGAGGAACGCGACCGACTCCCTCCACTCGTGTCCGAGCACCAGACAGACCACCGACGAGAGGTTCAATCGACCACCTCGTAGGTCTGGTCGAAGATCTCCGAGTCGCAGGGGTAGAGTTCGTCGTCTACCCCACGGATCAGTACGTCACCGGAGTGACCGACGATCGTCCCCTCGCGGGTCTCGATCCCCCTCTGCTCGTCGAGTCGCCGGGCCTCGACGACTCTGGGGAGCTCGCGTACGGAGACGAACTCGTCCGTAGGGTCGCCCATCGGAGAACACCTCGGACGGCGAGACTCCCTCGGGGAGACAACGTCGCCCCGGTGAACGGGTCGACGAACGGCCGGAGTTCACCGTCGGTGTCGAACAGCGTCTCGACGGAGATCTCGCGAGAGACGGTGACGACTGCCTCGTTGGCCTCCGGACGAACGTCACACTCGACGGAGCGGTCGATACTACTGCTCACGCGGACCACCCCGACGCCGTCGGGTGTTACTTTCGCTGTGGTGTACTGCTTCGACTAAATTCCGAATGGGACCGCCGTGATTCGAACACGGGTCCGACGCACCCCATGCGCCGAGGATACCGCTACCCTACGGTCCCGCACCCCAACAGACAGCAGGAACCGACTTGAGGGTGTCGTTTCCGACACGCCCGCGGCTCACACCCCGTCGCCGGAGTCAGCTTCGCCGTTACCCTCCTCCTCACGTGGTGCGACCAACACCCCGTCGTCGCGGACCGCAGTGCTCGCTACCGCCTGTCCCTCGTAGACGGCGACTCCCTCGCTGTGGCCGATCACGTAGCCGTCGGCGTCGGCGGTCACGGTCTCGCGGACCTCGCCGTGGGGCGACACCACCTCGGCGACGGTGTCGCCCGTCTCGAACGCCTCGCCGGGCGCGAGTTTGTGGCGGACGAGCCCGGCGGTCTCCGTCCGCGGCCCGACGAACCGCCGGACCGGGAAGTCGACGGGTGCGTCCGGGACGGTCGCGCCCGGGGCCGCGACGCCGCCGGGCTGTTCGTCCAACAGGCCGAACTCGACGGCCGCGCCGACGACGGCGGCGACGCCGGCGCGTCTGGCCGCCTCCGAGACGACGCTGTGGCCGCCCAGCTCCAGCGTCACCGCCGGCACGCCCGCGGTGTTGGTCGCGGCGCCGGCCGTCGACCGTTGGAGCGACTGGCCCAGGTACTCCGCGGCGGGGTACTCCCGGAGCGGCGGCAGGCCGACGGCGTCGGTCAGCCGGTCTAACTCCGCCGCGATCGCCTCCGCTTCCGCCTCCGTTCGGACATCGCCGTACAGCACGCGGTCCCGGATGACGAACGGCACGGAGCCGACCTGTGCGGTGTGGCAGTCGACGAGGAGGTCCGCCGAGTCGGCGAACGCCTCGTACAGCGCCGTGTCGATCCGTTCCTGTGTCTCGGGTGGGCGTTCGTCCTCGCGGTCCGTGTCCGGGAAGTAGCGGTTGGGGTCGTCGTCGCCGTAGTAGGTCGTCCGTTCGTTCCGCCGGACGCCCGCGGGGCTGACTATCGGGACGACGACGACCGCGCCCGCGAGGTCGGCGGCGCGGTCGCGGACCAGTGCCGCGGCGTCCTGTGCGACCGCGACGCCCGTCGCTTCGTCCCCGTGGACCCCGCCGGTGACCCACAGCGTCGGCCCGTCGCCGGTGCCGTTGGCGACCGTCACCGGGAGCCGTTCGGTTCCGCCGGTCGGGAGCTCGGTGACCGGGAGCCACCCGTCGTCCGCCTCGCCCGGAGCCGCCGCCGCCGTGCCGACCGCGATGTCGTCTGTCACGTTCTACTGTCCACTCGCCGCGGTGAAAGAGCCACGGACCGCGGAAACGCGGGAGAACGACGGCGCGTCAGACTAGGACCCGCTCCAACGACACCACCTCGCCGCCGTCGGCCTCCGGATCACCCACGAGCGTGCCGAGAGCGACGACGCTCCCGTCGGGGGTCAGACAGGCGACGAGATCACCGTCCGCGGGCGGGCCGGTCGTCGCCTGGTCGCCGACAGTCACGGGCGCCGGCGGCGCGGCGACGGACAGCACACCCGGGGCGTAGACGGGCGCGCCTTCGGCGACCTCGCGGGCGGCGCTGTCGGCGATCACGACCCGCGGGAGGTGCCGGAGGGCGCGTTCCGCCGGGGCGACCGCCGCCGCCAACGGCTCGGGGTCGCCGTCGTCGTCGAACGCCAGCGCGTCCACGAAGTCGTGGAGCGTCACGAGGTCGGTGTCGCCGAACGGGTCCGTCCCGGTCCGCCGGAGGTTCCCCATGTGCGCGCCGGTGCCGAGCGCCAGCCCGAGGTCGTGACACAGCTTCCGGACGTACGTCCCGGACTCACACCGGATCCGGAGGAGGAGTTTGCGTTCCCGGCGGTCCAGCACCTCCAGTTCGTGGACGGTTCGTCTGCGGAGCTGCCGCCGGACGGCAGACTTCCGCGGGGGTTTCTGGTACAGTTCCGTCTCGAACTCCGCGAGGACCGCCTCCGTGTCGGCCGGGGCCGTGCGGTGGAGCTCGAGTACGGCGACGTACTCCTTCGCACCCTCCAAGAACACCTGGGCCAGCCGGGTGGCGTCCCCCAACAGGATCGGGAGACAGCCGGTCACTTTCGGGTCGAGCGTGCCGGCGTGGGCGGCGCGGTCGACACCGGCCGCGTCCCGCACCCACGCCGTCACCTCGTGGGCCGACGGTCCCGGCGGCTTGTCCAGGTTGACGACGCCGAACGACAGCCGGTCGCGGGGGGTCCGTTCGTCGGGAGCCGGGCGCAGTGACATTTCAGAACTCGTAACGGACCCCTTCGACCGGGGTCTGGCCCTCGTCGCTCGCGGGGTCGTGAGCGTCGACGGCGTCGATCAGGAGCTCCGTCACCGCCGACTCGCTCCAGCGACTCGTGTTGACGACCAGATCGTAGATCGACCGGTCGTCGATGTCGATGTCGTAGTACTCCCGGTAGCGCTTCGCCTCGCTGTCCTCGCGGCGACGCGTCTCCTCGCGGGCGACTGCCAGGTCCTTGGCCTCGCGGTCGACGATCCGACCGACACGCACGTCCAAGGGTGCGTCCAGCCAGATCCGCACGTCGGCGTGTTCGGCGGCGAGCCAGCCGGCCAGCCGCGACTCCAACACGAGGTCGTCGCGTTGGATCGCCGTCTCGCGGAGTCGACGGTCCAGGTCACGGTCGATCTGGTCGTCCTCCTCGGCGAGTTCGTTGAACTCCACGGGCGACAGCCCTCGCTCGTCTGCCATCTCGCGGAACGTGTCTCCCCCGGAGACGTGGTCGAGGTCGAACGCCTCCGCGAGCTGTGCCGCGGTCGTGGACTTCCCGCTCCCCGGCGGTCCGGAGATCGTAATCAACATATCACAACTCCACGCGGTCGGTACAAGTGACTGTCCTTTCGGGTGACGCCCGCACCCGTCGGCACCGTTCGTCGGGCCCCGGGGGCGACCGGCCGTGCCGGGCCTGGCGGCACCTATTCGTACCCCCCGTTCGTACGGAAGGTATGAGCCACGAGGCAGAGATTGCCGGAATCGGCGTCGGCGTCGGTCCCGACGGCGACGAGGTTCCGGCGGTCATCCTTCGAGCGCGCGAGCAGCTGCTGCCGATCTTCGTCACCCGCGACCAGGCCAACTCCGTCCGGATGGGTCTGTCCGACCGCGTGTTCGAACGACCGCTCACCCACGACCTCCTCGTCGAGATGGTGACGGAGTTCGGCGGCGCCGTCGACGGGGTCCGGATCGACGACCTCACCGACGGCACCTTCTACGCGAAGATCGACGCCGAGTCGTACGACGCCGGCCAGAGCCGCGAGTTCGTCTTCGACGCCCGGCCCTCGGACGCCATCGCGCTGGCGATCCGGTTCGAGTGCCCGATCACCGTTGCCGACGAGGTGTTGGACGCCGCCGGCCAGCCTCCGGACAGCATCGAGATCGAGTCCCGCAGCGACGGCGTGTTCCCTCACTCCCCGGGCGAGGAGGACCGCGACGAGAGCGACTTCCGGTACCGATAGCGACACCCACTTCTCCCGCGGGCGTCCACCCGAACCCGTGCAGACTGTCACCGACGAGGACGGCGAGCGACTACTCGTGGTGAAACGCGCCGCCGAGGCCACGCTCGTGCGCGACCCCGAGACCGGCGAGGAGTCGTACCGAGAACCCGAGACGCTCACGCCGACTGACGACGCCCCGTTGTCGACGGCTGCCGACGCCGTCGACCCCGCCGTCCGGCGGGCCGTGCTCGCCTGCCCGGACGACCGCGCACTCGGTCTCCTGGTCGAACTCGTCGACCGCGGGCCGACGGCCGCCGAGACGCTGACGACTGCCTACGACCTGTGTGAGTCCGACCTCTTGGGGCTACTCGGGGAGTTCCGCGCCGCCGGTCTGGTCCGCGAGGCGACCGTCGCCGGCCGACCGGGCTACGAGCCGACAGACGACGGAGAACACGCCGTCTCCAGGCTCCGGTGACGACCGAGAACACGCCGTCGCTAGACTGCGGTGACGACGGCGAGAGGAGCCGACGCCGCCGTCAGTCGTCTGCCGTCGGCCGCAGATCCGCCAGCGACGCCGCCTCCAGCCGCTCGACGGACGAGCGGTTCGTCGTCGGGTCCTTCTCCACCCGCACGAGGTCGTCGGCCGCGTCCACCAGTTCGTCGTCGTGTGAGACGATCAGGATCTGGGCGACGCCGAACCCTCGCATCTGTTCGACCAGATCGACCAACCGCGAGACGTGGCCGTCGTCCAAGAACACCGTCGGTTCGTCTAAGATCAGCGGCGGCGTCGGGGCCGCCCCCTCCACCCCCTCGGCCAACAGCCGGTAGATCCCACACCGCAGCGAGAGGTTGAACAACGCCCGTTCCCCGCCCGACAGCTGTTCGGGCGCCAGCGCCTGGCCGTCCTTCTGGTACACCGTCAGCTCGTACTGGTCGTCCAGTTCGATGTGAGAGTACGCGTCGTTGCCGTACACCAGATCGAACGTCTCGTTGAGCCGTTGCTCCAGAATGTCGACGTGACGGCGGCGCAGCTCCCCACGGAGGTCGGCGTACGTCTCCTCCAGTTCGGCCGTCTCCTCGCGCAGCGTCTCCAACGCCTCCACCTCCGCCGCCAGCGTCTCTCGTTCTTCCCGCAGTTCGTCCAGTTCGTCCAGTTCGTTGCGGACGGCGCCGATGCCGTTCGTCACCTCGTCGCGGCGCTCCCGGAGCTCCGTCAGCTTCCGATCCACCTGCTCGATGTACGACTCCGCGTTCGACAGCCGCTCGCGGGCAGTCTCGACGGCCTCGTCGTCGACGGCGGCCGCGAGTTCTTCGCGCCGTTGTCGTTTCTCCGTCAGCCGTTCGCGCCGTTCGTCGTTGCGGCCGGCCAGCCCGTCGCGGCGTTCCTCCAGCCGGTCCACCTCCGCGGCTGCCTCGCGTCTGGCCTCGCGCACGTCGTCGATCCGGTCCAGCCGCTCGGTGGCCGCCTCGAGGCTCTGGAGTCGACGGTTGCAGTCTGCCACCCGTTCGCGGGCCGTCTCGGCGTCGTCTGCGGCCGCCTCCGCGTCTGCCTCGGCGTCGGCCGCCTC belongs to Halobaculum sp. MBLA0143 and includes:
- a CDS encoding RNA-guided pseudouridylation complex pseudouridine synthase subunit Cbf5, with amino-acid sequence MSLRPAPDERTPRDRLSFGVVNLDKPPGPSAHEVTAWVRDAAGVDRAAHAGTLDPKVTGCLPILLGDATRLAQVFLEGAKEYVAVLELHRTAPADTEAVLAEFETELYQKPPRKSAVRRQLRRRTVHELEVLDRRERKLLLRIRCESGTYVRKLCHDLGLALGTGAHMGNLRRTGTDPFGDTDLVTLHDFVDALAFDDDGDPEPLAAAVAPAERALRHLPRVVIADSAAREVAEGAPVYAPGVLSVAAPPAPVTVGDQATTGPPADGDLVACLTPDGSVVALGTLVGDPEADGGEVVSLERVLV
- a CDS encoding DUF4097 family beta strand repeat-containing protein — encoded protein: MARHTRRAVLGGLAAVGLAGCTGRLGGDGERTAETSERTLSTVPETLSVTNEVGAVSVTGEDRSDVGIELTRRGPPGRIEKLAFGVQRDGSSVSLVGETTNEGLIQNDAGLSLEITVRVPTSVAVERVETTVGDVRLTGVGGDPTVESTVSEVTVRSVNGFVSAQTTAGDVTIRDVGGLDRVEATTGDLALDVPSLRSDSSITTTTGDVDLAVAPELDAAVSVSAETGSVTVSELPLTVTEQTTGAEVNGTLGGGDDRLSVETTVGTVTLRRLPA
- a CDS encoding type IV pilin N-terminal domain-containing protein; amino-acid sequence: MCRGSDRAVSPVVGTILMVAVVVVLAAVIGGFVFGIDSPSERPPATSISITSERIGDGVAKNDAVVLEHQAGETFGRGRITVTIGPDEVFNSSVVEDIGGDGDVGARLQGLVVQVDPGAFNDLNKPGPGPPGDPDGNSSNVVVQWGDGIDHGDRLVIQERNATQSYDVIQAGERVEVVWTDESGQQFLLASGTVGSES
- a CDS encoding polysaccharide transporter; its protein translation is MGDPTDEFVSVRELPRVVEARRLDEQRGIETREGTIVGHSGDVLIRGVDDELYPCDSEIFDQTYEVVD
- a CDS encoding bifunctional nuclease family protein — encoded protein: MSHEAEIAGIGVGVGPDGDEVPAVILRAREQLLPIFVTRDQANSVRMGLSDRVFERPLTHDLLVEMVTEFGGAVDGVRIDDLTDGTFYAKIDAESYDAGQSREFVFDARPSDAIALAIRFECPITVADEVLDAAGQPPDSIEIESRSDGVFPHSPGEEDRDESDFRYR
- the cmk gene encoding (d)CMP kinase produces the protein MLITISGPPGSGKSTTAAQLAEAFDLDHVSGGDTFREMADERGLSPVEFNELAEEDDQIDRDLDRRLRETAIQRDDLVLESRLAGWLAAEHADVRIWLDAPLDVRVGRIVDREAKDLAVAREETRRREDSEAKRYREYYDIDIDDRSIYDLVVNTSRWSESAVTELLIDAVDAHDPASDEGQTPVEGVRYEF
- a CDS encoding YccF domain-containing protein, whose product is MSDGSSPSVIVRAVWFVFIGSWLSGVWLSLAWFLNLTIIGTPLGLKMINKVPWIVSLKSRTMEVGGDGTNSKEQVSLPIRAVYFVFVGWWVSGLWMAVAWIVSVTIIGLPLAIGMYSKLPAIVSLYRY
- a CDS encoding recombinase family protein; translation: MPRVACYVRVSTPDQNLDRQLESTTEHAEREVDADLAEIEVYRDESTGTDTDRSGFQSTMGDAEAGEIDAVVAHSITRVSRSIQDLERTAGRLEDHGVEFHIVSESIVLDPDSKDDPFQRAMHRMLGIFAEYEADMIQQRTKEGLAARMREDDYSHGPAPLGFQKDDGRLVEGDEYHEVVAVLGMVRNDNLSKRKAADRLDCGRATINRSLDRLELYGL
- a CDS encoding archaellin/type IV pilin N-terminal domain-containing protein; the encoded protein is MSGSLDRGVSPVVATVLMVAVVVVLAATVGVLLIGVDSPSEPPRVVVSVDERQFTEGAELDDEPGACDASYEVGFLVQIDLLDAADRIYVVVRAETGETLKTVWDDPEAAGVGSERFLANEQEGNAGVDVDIGEDGSDDWAVCPDESGTLAFYAEYEGDNWLLTEYEY
- a CDS encoding succinylglutamate desuccinylase/aspartoacylase family protein, with product MTDDIAVGTAAAAPGEADDGWLPVTELPTGGTERLPVTVANGTGDGPTLWVTGGVHGDEATGVAVAQDAAALVRDRAADLAGAVVVVPIVSPAGVRRNERTTYYGDDDPNRYFPDTDREDERPPETQERIDTALYEAFADSADLLVDCHTAQVGSVPFVIRDRVLYGDVRTEAEAEAIAAELDRLTDAVGLPPLREYPAAEYLGQSLQRSTAGAATNTAGVPAVTLELGGHSVVSEAARRAGVAAVVGAAVEFGLLDEQPGGVAAPGATVPDAPVDFPVRRFVGPRTETAGLVRHKLAPGEAFETGDTVAEVVSPHGEVRETVTADADGYVIGHSEGVAVYEGQAVASTAVRDDGVLVAPREEEGNGEADSGDGV